From the genome of Pseudomonas sp. gcc21, one region includes:
- a CDS encoding adenine phosphoribosyltransferase, with the protein MIFDEYSIKTLIRPVPDFPKPGIIFRDITPLYRSPRAMRMVADSLIQRYVESPVTHIGAIDARGFLLGAVLAYELNKPLVLFRKPGKLPCDTLCESYETEYGEAQVEVHRDALNPGDQVLLLDDLIATGGTLLAAARLIKQLGAEIYEAAAIIDLPDLGGSRKMQDADISTFTLCAFEADE; encoded by the coding sequence ATGATATTTGACGAGTACAGCATCAAGACCCTGATCAGACCTGTGCCGGACTTTCCCAAGCCTGGCATCATTTTCAGGGACATCACGCCACTCTATCGCTCCCCGCGCGCCATGCGCATGGTCGCGGACAGCCTGATTCAGCGCTATGTCGAATCTCCGGTCACGCATATCGGAGCAATCGATGCGCGCGGTTTCCTGCTCGGAGCCGTGCTGGCGTATGAACTGAACAAACCGCTTGTGTTATTCCGCAAGCCCGGCAAGCTGCCCTGCGACACACTTTGCGAATCCTATGAAACCGAGTACGGCGAAGCCCAGGTTGAGGTCCATCGGGATGCACTGAACCCGGGCGACCAGGTATTGCTGCTGGATGATCTCATTGCGACTGGCGGGACCCTGCTCGCTGCGGCGCGTCTGATCAAGCAGCTCGGCGCAGAAATCTATGAAGCCGCTGCCATCATCGATCTTCCTGATCTGGGCGGCTCCCGGAAAATGCAGGACGCGGACATTTCCACATTCACCCTGTGCGCATTCGAAGCTGACGAATAA
- a CDS encoding response regulator transcription factor, which produces MGIMTLPPDTRLLLIDDHQIYLDGLSLTLTNLCKDVTLDHAHNAAEAEALVRTNTFDLILLDLQLPDSSGLALLQKLRAIDSLVPIAILTASNSPSDLDAALQMGAAGFISKTADGQTLLDAATRLLFGQQVVIASECPPLDRQGNARDLGVTPRQLEILDLLSEGLPNKVICQRLNLSEDTVKTHLKALFSTLNCHNRTECVNNARKLGLVSL; this is translated from the coding sequence ATGGGAATTATGACTTTGCCGCCGGACACGCGGTTGCTGTTGATCGATGACCATCAGATCTACCTTGACGGACTCAGTCTCACCCTTACCAACCTCTGCAAGGACGTGACGCTGGATCATGCGCACAATGCAGCAGAGGCGGAAGCCTTGGTAAGAACCAATACCTTCGATTTGATCCTCCTGGACCTTCAGCTACCTGACAGTAGCGGCCTGGCTCTTCTGCAGAAATTACGGGCGATAGACTCCCTCGTCCCCATCGCGATTCTGACCGCAAGCAACAGCCCCAGCGATCTCGACGCAGCGCTACAAATGGGTGCGGCTGGCTTCATCAGCAAGACCGCAGATGGCCAGACACTGCTGGATGCGGCGACCCGCCTGTTATTCGGTCAGCAGGTCGTGATCGCGTCGGAATGTCCACCCCTCGACCGCCAGGGCAACGCACGGGATCTGGGCGTCACCCCCCGTCAACTGGAGATCCTGGATCTGCTTTCCGAAGGACTGCCGAACAAGGTGATCTGCCAGCGTCTGAACCTTTCCGAAGATACGGTCAAGACGCATCTCAAGGCATTGTTTTCTACCTTGAACTGCCACAACCGCACCGAATGCGTGAATAACGCGCGCAAGCTCGGTCTGGTCAGCCTGTAA
- the glpD gene encoding glycerol-3-phosphate dehydrogenase → MLEAHPGETGEATPKNGEAPFDLVVIGGGINGVGIANDAAGRGLSVLLCDQHDLAAHTSSASSKLIHGGLRYLEHFEFRLVHEALGEREVLLRKAPHIIWPLRFVLPHRRHLRPRWMLRAGLFLYDHLGARTTLPGSNALRLDTQGPLQSRFTHAFEYSDCWADDARLVVLNAVQARALGADIRTRTRCVSARREHGLWQVRLQIAGGEIETVQARALVNASGPWAADVIEQVVADRSPHGVRLVQGSHIVVPQLYADPHAYILQNEDQRIVFVIPYEQHFSLVGTTDLDFQGDPADSSPTPAEERYLLDVVNAHFKRQLTLQDIHHRYAGVRPLLDDEDDNPSAVTRDYTLAVDAPGNEAPLLSVFGGKLTTYRRLAEAALEKLEPWMDGGPPWTASHALPGGNFKTQAQLREELMAQFDWLSPLQIARYVCSYGTLCRQFLDGARKPEDLGEDFGNGLTEREVDYLCEREWAVTRDDILWRRSKLGLHLSAAQQSRLADYLQARASGTA, encoded by the coding sequence GTGCTCGAAGCGCATCCGGGTGAAACGGGGGAAGCCACGCCGAAAAACGGTGAGGCGCCCTTCGATTTGGTGGTCATTGGCGGGGGCATCAATGGCGTCGGCATTGCCAACGACGCCGCGGGGCGGGGGCTGTCGGTGTTGCTCTGCGACCAGCACGATCTGGCGGCACATACTTCCTCGGCCAGCAGCAAGCTGATCCATGGCGGCCTGCGCTATCTCGAGCACTTCGAGTTTCGTCTGGTGCATGAAGCGCTGGGTGAGCGGGAAGTGCTGTTGCGCAAGGCGCCTCATATCATCTGGCCGTTGCGCTTCGTGCTGCCCCATCGACGCCATCTCCGGCCGCGCTGGATGCTCAGGGCTGGTCTGTTTCTCTATGATCATCTCGGCGCGCGCACAACCTTGCCCGGCTCCAATGCGCTGCGCCTGGATACCCAGGGGCCGCTACAGTCACGCTTCACTCATGCCTTCGAATATTCCGATTGCTGGGCCGACGATGCCCGCCTGGTGGTGCTCAATGCTGTTCAGGCCCGGGCTCTGGGCGCGGATATACGTACTCGCACGCGCTGCGTCAGCGCCCGGCGCGAGCACGGTCTCTGGCAGGTGAGATTGCAGATCGCAGGAGGCGAGATCGAGACCGTCCAGGCCAGGGCGCTGGTCAATGCGTCCGGCCCCTGGGCTGCGGATGTTATTGAGCAGGTGGTCGCAGACCGATCTCCCCATGGGGTCAGGCTGGTCCAGGGTAGCCACATCGTGGTACCGCAACTGTATGCGGATCCGCATGCGTACATTCTGCAGAATGAAGATCAGCGCATCGTGTTTGTCATACCCTACGAGCAACATTTTTCGCTGGTCGGTACGACCGATCTGGACTTTCAGGGTGACCCTGCTGACAGCTCACCAACGCCGGCAGAGGAGCGTTATCTACTGGATGTGGTCAACGCCCATTTCAAACGCCAGCTAACACTTCAAGACATTCATCACCGCTATGCCGGCGTCAGGCCTTTGCTCGACGACGAGGACGACAACCCGTCTGCGGTGACGCGGGACTACACGCTCGCCGTGGACGCGCCGGGAAACGAGGCCCCTTTGCTGTCTGTATTCGGCGGCAAGCTCACTACCTACAGGCGCCTGGCTGAGGCCGCGCTGGAAAAACTTGAACCCTGGATGGATGGCGGCCCGCCCTGGACGGCCTCGCATGCTTTACCGGGGGGTAATTTCAAGACGCAGGCCCAGTTGCGTGAGGAACTGATGGCTCAGTTCGACTGGCTGTCGCCGCTACAGATAGCCCGATATGTGTGCAGTTACGGTACCTTGTGCCGACAGTTTTTGGACGGGGCTCGGAAGCCGGAGGATCTGGGAGAGGACTTTGGCAACGGGTTGACCGAGCGCGAGGTTGACTATCTATGCGAGCGGGAGTGGGCGGTCACCCGAGACGATATTCTGTGGCGCCGAAGCAAGCTGGGGCTGCACCTTAGCGCAGCGCAGCAAAGCCGGCTGGCTGATTATCTTCAAGCGCGGGCTTCAGGTACTGCCTGA
- a CDS encoding sulfite exporter TauE/SafE family protein, whose protein sequence is MTAELLPLVLTALALGLLGGGHCIGMCGGLMGALTLAIPVEQRRGWAMWRILLGYNAGRIASYSAAGALLGSVGWLLRDLGLDMALRALAGLLMIAMGLYLANWWSGLTRIERVGRGLWKHIEPHARALLPVKRLPQAMALGALWGWLPCGLVYSTLVWASSQGSTGLSAGLMLAFGIGTLPTLLATGLAAERLMALLRKRAVRVSAAVMVILFGIWTLPGPHKAMLMGHGSSHNADHLTQPHH, encoded by the coding sequence GTGACAGCAGAGCTCCTCCCCCTGGTCCTGACTGCACTGGCGCTGGGCCTGCTCGGCGGAGGCCATTGCATCGGTATGTGTGGCGGGTTGATGGGGGCGCTTACGCTGGCAATTCCGGTAGAGCAGCGACGCGGGTGGGCAATGTGGCGCATCCTGCTTGGCTATAACGCCGGCCGTATCGCCAGCTACTCTGCCGCCGGCGCCTTGCTCGGCAGCGTAGGCTGGCTGCTCCGGGATCTGGGCTTGGACATGGCATTACGTGCCTTGGCCGGATTGCTGATGATTGCCATGGGCTTATATCTAGCCAACTGGTGGTCCGGATTAACGCGTATCGAGCGCGTAGGCCGGGGGCTGTGGAAACATATCGAACCCCATGCCCGCGCATTGCTTCCGGTCAAACGTTTGCCACAGGCCATGGCTCTCGGCGCACTATGGGGCTGGCTACCCTGCGGCCTGGTGTACAGCACACTGGTATGGGCCAGCAGTCAGGGCAGTACCGGCCTCTCGGCGGGGCTGATGCTGGCGTTTGGCATAGGTACCTTGCCCACCCTGCTCGCCACTGGCCTCGCGGCCGAACGGCTGATGGCGTTGCTGCGCAAACGTGCTGTACGTGTGAGCGCTGCAGTCATGGTGATCCTGTTCGGCATATGGACATTGCCTGGTCCGCATAAGGCGATGCTCATGGGTCATGGCTCCAGCCACAACGCTGATCATCTGACACAGCCGCATCACTGA
- the ybaK gene encoding Cys-tRNA(Pro) deacylase: protein MTPATKQLDKAGVSYRLHRYDHDPKAESYGTEAAERLGLDPARVFKTLLAATDNAELLVAIVPVDRMLDLKELAEAAGVKKTTMADPAAAQRSTGYLVGGISPLGQKKRLRTFIDASAEGLPQLFVSGGRRGLEIELAPTDLASQTGGRFAPIAR from the coding sequence ATGACACCAGCCACCAAACAACTCGACAAAGCCGGCGTAAGCTACCGGCTGCACCGTTACGATCACGATCCGAAGGCTGAATCCTACGGAACCGAGGCGGCTGAGCGCCTCGGTCTCGACCCTGCCCGGGTATTCAAGACATTACTGGCTGCCACGGATAACGCAGAACTGCTGGTTGCCATTGTCCCGGTCGATCGCATGCTGGATCTCAAGGAGCTGGCCGAGGCTGCGGGCGTAAAGAAAACCACTATGGCCGATCCGGCAGCAGCGCAGCGCAGTACCGGCTATCTTGTTGGGGGGATCAGCCCGCTCGGCCAGAAGAAGCGTCTGCGCACCTTCATCGATGCCAGCGCAGAAGGGTTACCACAACTGTTTGTCAGCGGAGGCCGCCGGGGCCTGGAAATCGAGCTGGCTCCGACCGATCTGGCCAGCCAGACTGGAGGCCGGTTCGCCCCGATTGCACGCTAG
- a CDS encoding NADP-dependent oxidoreductase produces the protein MPQSSSVNRQILLASRPVGAPTDDNFKLVENPVPKPAQGQMLLRNTWMSLDPYMRGRMSDAKSYAEPTEVGDVMPCGAVSRVVESNLDGYKPGDLVMAYTAGWQDYALSDGSMVFKLDPDMEHPSHALGVLGMPGFTGYMGLMDIGQPKPGETVVVAAATGPVGAVVGQVAKLKGCRVVGIAGGKQKCDYAVNELGFDACLDHHLDSLETDLQQACPDGIDVYFENVGGKVFDAVMPLLNAHSRVPVCGLIAQYNATSLPEGPDRLPQLMRLLLSQRIRMQAFIIFDNYGPHYPEFLEVMTPWVKERKVKVKEDVVEGLENAPHAFMGLLEGKNFGKLVVKIADD, from the coding sequence ATGCCGCAGTCCTCGTCCGTAAACCGTCAGATTCTGCTCGCCTCGCGCCCCGTCGGCGCGCCTACCGATGACAATTTCAAACTGGTTGAGAATCCTGTGCCCAAGCCGGCCCAGGGGCAGATGCTGCTGCGTAATACCTGGATGTCGCTGGACCCTTATATGCGCGGGCGCATGAGCGACGCAAAATCCTACGCGGAGCCTACCGAAGTGGGCGATGTCATGCCCTGTGGCGCGGTAAGTCGGGTCGTTGAATCCAATCTGGACGGCTATAAACCTGGCGATCTGGTTATGGCCTACACTGCGGGATGGCAGGATTACGCCCTTTCCGACGGCTCGATGGTATTCAAGCTGGATCCCGACATGGAACATCCTTCCCATGCCCTTGGCGTGCTGGGCATGCCGGGTTTTACCGGCTATATGGGATTGATGGATATAGGTCAGCCGAAGCCAGGCGAAACCGTGGTTGTCGCAGCAGCAACCGGGCCAGTCGGGGCGGTGGTTGGGCAGGTCGCCAAACTCAAGGGTTGTCGGGTGGTCGGCATCGCCGGTGGCAAACAGAAGTGCGATTACGCCGTAAATGAGCTTGGCTTCGACGCCTGCCTGGATCATCACCTCGACAGCCTGGAAACTGACCTGCAGCAGGCTTGCCCGGATGGCATCGATGTCTACTTCGAGAACGTTGGCGGCAAGGTGTTTGACGCGGTCATGCCTTTGCTCAACGCCCACTCGCGGGTGCCAGTGTGCGGCCTGATCGCTCAATACAACGCCACTTCGTTACCGGAGGGCCCGGACCGGCTTCCGCAGCTGATGCGATTGTTGCTGAGCCAGCGTATCCGTATGCAGGCCTTCATCATCTTTGACAACTACGGACCGCACTACCCCGAATTCCTGGAGGTCATGACGCCCTGGGTCAAGGAACGCAAAGTGAAGGTCAAGGAAGATGTGGTGGAAGGCCTCGAAAACGCGCCACACGCGTTCATGGGCCTTCTTGAGGGCAAGAACTTCGGCAAGCTGGTGGTTAAGATTGCCGACGACTGA
- a CDS encoding hybrid sensor histidine kinase/response regulator — translation MQATDTPVSPSALDEPALLAQQRRFATLRFSPQFEPAFREYLHGKMCGRVGIVGFSSISFMLLFMWVDVAYLPAVIHRYTVPIRGAVLVLIAATLWYANRPGRVAPSRAFIAATVCYVSVGLMVIMVIASTQLTVVPIPVTHDGLYLVLLSGFFLLGLPMRHAVVGSWFIVAVYLVTEYWIGASRYLMISGALFLGCFAAMGSLGAYVYEYMMRRAYLNERLLEAARKRAERESQSKTRFLATASHDLRQPLHAMSLFIQHLDERVREPEARITVRRLADSTHLLQAMLNSLLDISRLSVGMVRPQLRSINLQPWLQQLLGTLESSAHERGVTLKLSCPRYCAVSADSLLLERLMRNYLNNALVHAQATEVCIEVTRCGERTRLAVVDDGCGLTEEEQERIFEEFTQLRNPARTLEKGVGLGLSICRQLLHLLEYPSGVESTPGQGSRFWLEVPAADWIADRQVAPMPEGQPLNGLVAVVENDEINRLATETLLRQWGCSVISYETAEQALLGLQKTTVDLLLSDFRLEEHMDGLELIRELRSQRIYAGPAALITADTSEELLIEARQAEVAVIYKPVLPARLRRTVQRLLPLASADVL, via the coding sequence ATGCAAGCGACTGATACGCCTGTTTCACCCTCAGCATTAGATGAGCCGGCTCTGCTCGCGCAGCAGCGGCGCTTTGCAACGCTCCGATTCAGTCCGCAGTTTGAGCCGGCGTTTCGTGAGTATCTGCACGGCAAGATGTGCGGGCGCGTCGGGATTGTCGGTTTTTCCAGCATCAGTTTTATGTTGCTGTTCATGTGGGTGGATGTTGCCTACCTTCCTGCGGTAATTCATCGCTATACCGTGCCGATCCGCGGCGCGGTATTGGTGCTTATAGCGGCCACGCTCTGGTATGCCAACCGCCCTGGACGGGTGGCTCCCTCGCGCGCTTTCATCGCAGCCACAGTGTGCTATGTCAGCGTGGGCTTGATGGTGATCATGGTCATTGCCAGTACCCAACTGACCGTTGTGCCGATACCGGTCACCCATGACGGGCTGTATCTTGTATTGCTGTCCGGGTTTTTCCTGCTGGGGTTGCCGATGCGTCATGCGGTCGTTGGCTCGTGGTTCATCGTCGCAGTTTATCTGGTTACAGAATATTGGATAGGCGCTTCGCGTTACCTGATGATTTCTGGTGCGCTGTTTCTGGGGTGTTTTGCAGCCATGGGTAGTCTCGGTGCGTACGTTTATGAATATATGATGCGCCGCGCCTATCTCAACGAGCGCCTGCTGGAAGCCGCGCGCAAGCGCGCCGAACGGGAGAGCCAGAGCAAGACGCGCTTCCTTGCCACAGCGAGCCACGATCTGCGTCAACCGTTGCATGCCATGTCGTTATTCATCCAGCATCTGGATGAACGTGTCAGGGAGCCGGAAGCCAGAATAACGGTCAGACGCCTGGCCGATTCCACGCATCTGCTGCAGGCTATGCTCAACTCGCTGCTGGATATCTCGCGCCTGAGCGTCGGCATGGTTCGACCACAATTGCGATCAATCAATCTACAGCCCTGGCTGCAACAGCTACTCGGTACGCTGGAATCCAGCGCTCACGAACGGGGCGTTACGCTGAAACTCAGCTGCCCGCGCTATTGCGCGGTCTCTGCGGATTCGCTTTTGCTGGAACGCCTCATGCGCAACTATCTGAACAATGCGCTGGTGCATGCCCAGGCCACCGAAGTCTGTATCGAGGTCACTCGTTGTGGTGAGCGCACCCGGCTGGCGGTAGTTGATGACGGTTGCGGTCTGACTGAGGAAGAGCAGGAGCGCATATTCGAGGAGTTCACCCAGCTACGAAATCCGGCCCGGACATTGGAAAAGGGCGTGGGGCTCGGGCTATCAATCTGCCGACAGCTTTTGCATTTGCTTGAATACCCATCCGGCGTTGAATCAACGCCTGGTCAAGGCTCGCGATTCTGGCTTGAAGTGCCCGCTGCGGATTGGATTGCCGACAGGCAGGTCGCACCCATGCCTGAAGGACAGCCGCTTAATGGTCTGGTTGCCGTAGTGGAAAATGACGAGATCAATCGGTTAGCCACCGAAACCTTGTTGCGCCAGTGGGGCTGCAGCGTCATCAGCTATGAAACGGCCGAACAGGCACTGCTGGGGCTGCAGAAAACGACGGTGGATCTGCTCTTGTCGGATTTCCGGCTCGAAGAACATATGGATGGGCTGGAGCTGATTCGGGAGCTGCGCTCGCAACGCATCTATGCAGGCCCTGCGGCTTTGATTACCGCTGATACCAGTGAGGAGCTGCTGATCGAGGCGCGCCAGGCGGAAGTGGCGGTTATCTACAAGCCGGTATTGCCGGCTCGCCTGCGTCGAACCGTGCAACGCCTCTTACCGCTGGCGTCTGCTGACGTTTTGTAA
- the fnr gene encoding fumarate/nitrate reduction transcriptional regulator Fnr → MTDPLKLRPLPGAHCKDCTLSGLCLPLALQDDEMDLLDDIVKRGRPLKKGEMLFRQGEPFTSIYALRSGAVKTYSLSDMGEEQITGFHLASEMIGLSGMDADMYPLSAMALETTSVCEIPFERLDDLTASMPQLRKQVMRLMSREIREDQQMMLLLSRKTADERIATLLINLSARFRARGYSAKAFRLAMSRNEIGNYLGLAVETVSRVFTRFQQQGLIAANGKQIEILEHTQLCALAGGQGE, encoded by the coding sequence ATGACTGACCCTCTTAAACTTCGCCCTCTGCCAGGAGCGCATTGCAAGGACTGCACCTTGTCCGGATTGTGTTTGCCTCTGGCTCTGCAGGATGACGAGATGGACCTGCTTGACGATATCGTCAAGCGCGGACGCCCGCTGAAGAAAGGCGAAATGCTGTTCCGTCAGGGCGAGCCGTTTACGTCCATCTATGCTCTGCGGTCCGGCGCGGTAAAAACCTACAGCCTTTCGGATATGGGCGAGGAGCAAATTACCGGGTTTCATCTGGCCAGCGAAATGATTGGCCTGTCTGGAATGGACGCTGACATGTATCCCTTGTCAGCCATGGCACTGGAAACCACGTCCGTCTGTGAGATTCCCTTCGAGCGTCTGGACGACCTCACCGCTTCCATGCCACAGTTGCGCAAGCAGGTGATGCGGCTGATGAGCCGTGAGATCCGCGAAGACCAACAGATGATGTTGTTACTCTCGCGCAAGACCGCCGATGAACGAATTGCGACCTTGCTGATCAACCTGTCGGCACGCTTCCGTGCCCGCGGCTACTCCGCCAAGGCCTTCCGGCTGGCTATGTCGCGCAATGAAATCGGCAACTATCTCGGGCTGGCAGTTGAAACCGTTTCGCGGGTATTTACCCGCTTTCAACAGCAGGGTCTGATCGCTGCGAACGGCAAGCAGATCGAGATACTTGAACATACCCAGCTTTGTGCACTGGCCGGTGGCCAGGGCGAATAA
- a CDS encoding MFS transporter: MSAEPLIERGTPAYRRACLALVVASLVIFANLYAIHPLLPLIAKQFQVSTLQAGNAFTITSLTLGLSLLVHGPVSDAIGRRAPLLLGIGVTALLSLCMAFTTHFNTLVWLRAALGVALGVLPAVAIAYLGDTMTRTALVGAVGLYIGGNTLGGAGGRLVGGFIAEHSDLQTVFMSLGIMSLLGLAVVARLLPPATGFVSRPLSLGGSLKGFVAHLSNPALLPAFAVGGLNFMIFINLYTYLTFRLSDGPWQLGAGSLGLLFLTYLAGTVSATLSGRVPFNRALHGMMTGVALLILGTLLLLSDRLWLIILALLCNAFGFFLTHSLANTWVNQQAAFGKASASSLYSVFYYMGAAAGVYYLGFFWEAAGWNAVVIASLGVLLFNAGLIRTLYRHL, translated from the coding sequence ATGAGCGCTGAGCCACTTATTGAGCGGGGCACGCCGGCCTACCGGCGTGCCTGTCTGGCTCTGGTAGTCGCTTCACTGGTTATCTTTGCCAATCTGTACGCCATTCATCCGCTGCTGCCGCTGATTGCCAAGCAATTCCAGGTCTCCACCCTACAGGCCGGTAACGCGTTTACCATCACCAGCCTCACCCTGGGGCTGTCGCTACTGGTCCACGGGCCGGTTTCCGATGCCATCGGCCGCCGGGCCCCGTTATTGCTCGGCATTGGCGTGACAGCCTTGCTCAGCCTCTGCATGGCATTTACCACCCACTTCAACACCCTGGTCTGGTTACGCGCGGCGCTGGGCGTGGCACTAGGGGTCTTGCCCGCTGTCGCCATTGCCTACCTGGGCGACACCATGACACGCACTGCTCTGGTCGGGGCTGTGGGTCTGTATATTGGCGGCAATACCCTGGGCGGAGCCGGCGGCCGGCTGGTCGGCGGTTTCATTGCCGAGCATTCGGATCTGCAGACGGTTTTTATGAGCCTCGGCATCATGAGCCTGCTGGGTCTTGCGGTGGTGGCCCGACTCTTGCCGCCCGCTACCGGGTTCGTTTCGCGTCCGCTGTCACTCGGCGGAAGCCTCAAGGGGTTTGTCGCACATCTGTCCAACCCTGCCCTGCTGCCAGCGTTCGCAGTAGGCGGCCTGAACTTCATGATCTTCATCAATCTGTATACCTATCTGACCTTTCGCCTGAGTGACGGGCCATGGCAGCTAGGCGCCGGCAGCCTGGGCCTGCTGTTTCTAACCTACCTTGCCGGTACGGTTTCTGCGACCCTCTCGGGTCGCGTGCCATTCAATCGCGCACTGCACGGCATGATGACTGGCGTCGCCTTGCTGATACTGGGCACCCTGCTTTTGCTTAGCGACCGACTCTGGTTGATCATTCTGGCGCTGCTGTGCAACGCCTTCGGCTTCTTTCTCACGCATTCACTGGCCAATACCTGGGTCAACCAGCAAGCGGCATTCGGCAAGGCAAGCGCCTCGTCGCTGTACTCGGTGTTCTACTATATGGGAGCCGCTGCCGGCGTTTACTATTTGGGCTTTTTCTGGGAGGCAGCAGGCTGGAATGCGGTGGTTATAGCCAGCCTGGGCGTTCTGTTATTCAATGCGGGATTAATACGAACTCTTTATCGACATTTGTGA
- a CDS encoding ion transporter: MNSTLEASQPWRLRLAELIERPRTQFLVMGLILINAVILGLETSPTIMQQWGELLIRLDQLILGLFVLEITLRFVAHGWKLLRDPWGLFDTLVITIALIPASGPLAVLRALRVLRVLRLISLVPSMKMVVQSLLSSLPGMGSIVALLGLVFYVAAVIATQLFGSAFPEWFGSLGATLYTLFQVMTLESWSMGIVRPVMEEYPYAWLYFVPFILIATFMMLNLFIAVIVDAIQTNRERVAAGKAEGQEQTKPSTTSLSGTNQELLLQEVRQLRAEIRALQDRIDER; the protein is encoded by the coding sequence ATGAACTCTACCCTCGAAGCATCCCAGCCCTGGCGCCTGCGCCTTGCCGAGCTGATTGAACGTCCGCGCACCCAATTCCTGGTGATGGGACTGATCCTGATAAACGCCGTGATCCTCGGCCTGGAAACCTCCCCCACCATCATGCAGCAATGGGGCGAGCTGTTGATTCGCCTAGACCAGCTTATCCTCGGGCTGTTTGTGCTTGAGATCACGCTGCGCTTCGTTGCCCACGGCTGGAAGCTGCTGCGCGACCCATGGGGGCTTTTCGACACCCTGGTCATTACCATCGCGCTGATACCGGCCAGTGGCCCGCTTGCGGTGCTACGCGCGCTACGTGTACTGCGGGTGCTGCGTCTGATATCGCTCGTCCCTAGCATGAAAATGGTGGTGCAGTCCTTGTTGTCTTCGTTACCCGGCATGGGCAGTATCGTGGCTTTGCTGGGACTGGTGTTCTACGTTGCCGCCGTCATTGCCACACAGCTGTTCGGTTCAGCGTTTCCCGAGTGGTTCGGCAGTCTAGGCGCTACGCTTTATACCCTGTTCCAGGTGATGACCCTGGAAAGCTGGTCGATGGGTATCGTCCGCCCGGTGATGGAGGAATACCCCTACGCCTGGTTGTACTTCGTGCCGTTCATCCTGATCGCGACTTTCATGATGCTCAACCTGTTCATCGCCGTGATTGTCGATGCGATCCAGACCAACCGCGAACGTGTCGCAGCAGGCAAAGCCGAGGGGCAGGAACAAACTAAGCCATCCACCACCAGCCTATCGGGTACTAACCAGGAGCTTTTACTACAGGAAGTTCGTCAGTTGCGGGCCGAGATACGCGCCCTGCAAGACCGTATTGATGAGCGCTGA
- the ccoS gene encoding cbb3-type cytochrome oxidase assembly protein CcoS, which yields MTVLYILVPVAVVLVIVAIWVFNWAVNSGQYDDLDSPAHSILFDEDDPAHLAAQKRTTPEDDAPKPDSDDPERKT from the coding sequence ATGACCGTTCTTTATATTCTGGTGCCCGTCGCCGTCGTGCTGGTCATTGTTGCCATATGGGTATTCAACTGGGCAGTGAACAGCGGACAGTATGACGATCTGGATAGCCCAGCCCATAGCATCCTGTTCGATGAGGACGACCCTGCTCACCTCGCTGCGCAGAAAAGAACAACACCCGAAGATGATGCGCCAAAACCGGATTCCGATGATCCGGAGCGCAAAACGTGA